The proteins below are encoded in one region of Triticum aestivum cultivar Chinese Spring chromosome 1B, IWGSC CS RefSeq v2.1, whole genome shotgun sequence:
- the LOC123104326 gene encoding protein Rf1, mitochondrial encodes MPGFSSAASMSPLRLRLRLHARHSSSASQPSRRQGWDPHAAFAAATECARSGNLTPEDAHHLFDELLRQGNPVLGRPLNNLLAALARAPASSACRDGPALAVALFSRISQGARLRVLHPTACTYGILMDCSCRAHRLNLAFAFFGRLLRTGLKAGVIEVNSLLKGLCHAKRADEAMEVLLHRMPELFIGVQGTAVYRSLIQGFCTHGDLVKAKEYVTEMMKKGMPPPDIMFFSSIMQNLCTEGRVIEARDILDLIVRIGMRPDVFIFNILIGGYCLVGKMEDASKIFDDMVSYGLEPCNFTYGILINGYCKNKRIDDGLILFKEMLRKGLKPTTFNYNVILDGLFLAGQTVAAKEKFDEMVESGVSVCIDTYSIVLGGLCRNSCSSEAITLFRKLSAMNVKFNITIVNTIIGAFYRVERNQEAKDLFAAIPASGLVPNVVTYTIMIKNLIKEGSVEEADNLFLSMEKSGCSANSYLLNHIIRRLLEKGEIVKAGNYMSKVDAKSYSLEAKTVSLLISLFSRKGKYREHIKLLPTKYQFLEEAATVE; translated from the coding sequence ATGCCTGGCTTCTCCTCCGCCGCGTCAATGTCGCCActgcgcctccgcctccgcctgcaCGCCCGccactcctcctccgcctcgcaacCCTCACGCCGCCAGGGATGGGATCCCcacgccgccttcgccgccgccacgGAGTGTGCGCGCTCCGGCAACCTCACCCCGGAGGACGCACACCACCTGTTCGACGAATTGCTGCGGCAGGGCAATCCTGTCCTGGGGCGCCCCCTCAACAACCTTCTCGCCGCCCTCGCCCGCGCGCCGGCGTCCAGCGCCTGCAGAGATGGCCCCGCACTCGCGGTCGCCCTCTTCAGCCGCATATCCCAAGGCGCCCGCCTAAGGGTGCTGCACCCAACGGCCTGCACCTACGGCATCCTCATGGATTGCAGCTGCCGCGCACACCGCCTCAATCTGGCGTTTGCCTTCTTCGGCCGTCTCCTCAGGACGGGACTGAAGGCAGGCGTCATAGAAGTCAACAGTCTCCTCAAAGGACTCTGCCACGCAAAGCGGGCGGATGAGGCCATGGAAGTGCTTCTTCACAGGATGCCTGAGCTGTTTATAGGAGTACAGGGCACAGCTGTTTATCGTTCCCTAATCCAGGGATTTTGTACACACGGCGATTTGGTGAAAGCAAAGGAATATGTTACTGAAATGATGAAGAAAGGTATGCCTCCTCCTGATATTATGTTCTTCAGTTCAATCATGCAGAACCTATGCACAGAAGGAAGGGTAATAGAAGCACGAGATATCCTTGACTTGATAGTGCGCATTGGTATGAGGCCTGATGTTTTCATATTTAATATACTGATCGGTGGATACTGCCTAGTCGGCAAGATGGAGGATGCCTCAAAAATATTTGATGATATGGTGTCATATGGTTTAGAACCTTGTAACTTTACGTATGGTATACTTATTAATGGCTATTGCAAAAATAAAAGGATTGATGACGGGCTTATTCTGTTCAAAGAGATGCTGCGCAAGGGACTTAAACCTACAACTTTTAATTATAACGTCATACTGGATGGATTATTTCTGGCTGGACAAACTGTTGCTGCAAAAGAGAAGTTTGATGAGATGGTTGAATCTGGAGTAAGTGTGTGCATTGATACATACTCTATAGTTCTTGGTGGACTTTGTAGAAATAGCTGCAGTAGCGAAGCGATCACCCTGTTCCGAAAATTAAGCGCAATGAATGTGAAATTTAATATTACAATTGTCAATACCATTATTGGTGCCTTCTACAGGGTCGAGAGAAACCAAGAGGCTAAGGATTTGTTTGCTGCTATTCCAGCCAGTGGCTTGGTTCCTAATGTTGTTACCTACACCATAATGATTAAAAATCTTATAAAAGAAGGTTCAGTGGAAGAAGCTGACAATCTTTTTTTATCGATGGAGAAGAGCGGCTGTAGTGCCAACTCTTATCTGTTAAATCATATCATCAGAAGGTTACTGGAAAAAGGAGAGATAGTCAAGGCTGGAAATTATATGTCTAAAGTTGATGCAAAGAGCTACTCCCTTGAAGCTAAAACTGTTTCACTGCTGATCTCTCTGTTTTCAAGGAAAGGGAAATATAGAGAACACATCAAATTGCTCCCTACAAAGTATCAGTTTCTGGAAGAAGCAGCCACAGTTGAATAG